In Acidicapsa ligni, a single window of DNA contains:
- the poxB gene encoding ubiquinone-dependent pyruvate dehydrogenase produces MAKSAAEVIVETLVASGIKRVYGLPGDSLNGLTDAIRTHSEIQWVHVRHEEVAAFAAGAEAHLTGDLVVCAGSCGPGNLHLINGLYDCHRSRVPVLAIAAQIPSSELGTGYFQETHPEILFKDCSHYCELVSESNNVPRILKIAMRTAIARRGVAVIVAPGDVLLGDCSGEVEAIKLCDPASVHHACEDDLKAAVSLLNDAKKVTILGGIGCAGAHAELMALAAQLQAPIVHALRGKEFIEHDNPNDVGMTGLLGFSSGYYAMKNCDVLLMLGTDFPYTQFFPEKAKIIQVDLRGEQIGRRTRVDLGLIGSVKDTIHALLPQLKGEKNSDHLKTSVDHYKKARKDLDELAVGEPGKTPIHPQYVAKLIDELAAEDTVFTCDVGTPTIWAARYLRMNGQRSLLGSFVHGSMASAVPQAIGAQAAFAKRQVIALAGDGGLAMLLGDLLTLKQMKLPVKIVVFNNSALGFVELEMKAAGFLDFGTTLENPSFAEIAKACGFLGVRVEKPEDLKGALQQALAFDGPALVDVVVNRQELSLPPSIEFKQATGFGLYIMRAVMNGRADEVIDLAKTNLFR; encoded by the coding sequence ATGGCAAAGAGTGCGGCAGAGGTAATTGTAGAGACGCTTGTAGCTTCGGGAATAAAGCGAGTGTACGGATTGCCCGGCGATTCATTGAATGGGTTGACGGACGCAATTCGAACGCATAGCGAGATTCAATGGGTGCATGTTCGCCATGAAGAGGTCGCAGCTTTTGCGGCTGGCGCCGAGGCGCATCTCACGGGCGATCTTGTCGTGTGCGCGGGCAGTTGCGGGCCGGGCAATCTGCATTTGATCAATGGACTGTATGACTGTCATCGCAGCCGTGTTCCTGTGCTGGCGATTGCGGCGCAGATACCGAGCTCAGAGTTAGGCACGGGTTATTTTCAAGAGACGCATCCTGAGATACTTTTCAAAGATTGCAGCCACTACTGCGAACTGGTGAGCGAGTCTAATAATGTGCCGCGCATTTTAAAGATTGCAATGCGTACGGCGATTGCGCGTCGCGGTGTAGCGGTGATTGTTGCGCCTGGCGATGTGCTGCTTGGCGACTGCTCGGGCGAGGTGGAAGCGATCAAGCTCTGCGATCCAGCGTCTGTGCATCATGCATGCGAAGACGATCTCAAGGCAGCGGTATCGCTGTTGAACGATGCGAAGAAAGTAACGATTCTAGGCGGCATTGGCTGTGCTGGAGCACATGCAGAGTTGATGGCCCTAGCCGCGCAGTTACAGGCGCCGATTGTTCATGCACTGCGCGGTAAAGAGTTTATTGAGCACGATAATCCGAATGACGTTGGCATGACGGGTTTGCTCGGTTTCAGCTCGGGCTATTACGCGATGAAGAACTGCGATGTGCTGCTGATGCTGGGCACTGATTTTCCTTACACGCAGTTCTTTCCGGAGAAGGCGAAGATCATTCAGGTCGATCTTCGCGGAGAGCAGATTGGGCGGCGCACGCGTGTCGATCTGGGCTTGATTGGCAGCGTGAAAGACACGATACATGCGCTGTTGCCGCAGCTCAAGGGAGAGAAGAATTCCGATCATCTGAAGACGTCAGTCGATCACTACAAGAAGGCGCGCAAGGATCTCGATGAGCTTGCTGTTGGTGAGCCGGGCAAGACGCCGATTCATCCGCAGTACGTGGCTAAGTTAATCGACGAACTCGCTGCGGAAGATACGGTATTCACGTGCGATGTAGGCACGCCGACGATCTGGGCTGCGCGCTATCTGCGCATGAATGGGCAGCGTAGTTTGCTTGGTTCGTTTGTGCATGGATCGATGGCGAGTGCGGTTCCGCAGGCGATTGGCGCGCAGGCGGCGTTTGCAAAACGGCAGGTGATTGCGCTGGCTGGTGATGGCGGCCTGGCGATGTTGCTCGGCGACTTGCTGACATTGAAACAGATGAAGCTGCCGGTAAAGATTGTGGTCTTCAATAACAGTGCGCTGGGCTTTGTGGAGCTTGAGATGAAGGCGGCTGGGTTCCTGGACTTCGGTACGACGCTTGAGAATCCATCGTTTGCAGAGATTGCGAAGGCATGCGGTTTTCTCGGAGTGCGTGTCGAGAAGCCGGAGGATTTGAAAGGCGCGTTGCAGCAGGCGTTGGCCTTTGATGGGCCAGCATTGGTGGATGTTGTGGTGAACCGGCAGGAGCTGTCATTGCCGCCATCGATCGAGTTCAAGCAGGCGACTGGCTTTGGTCTTTACATCATGCGCGCGGTGATGAATGGCCGCGCGGATGAGGTAATCGATCTGGCGAAGACGAATCTGTTTCGCTAG
- a CDS encoding DUF4139 domain-containing protein has product MRPLFSAALLFAAGAPCFMMSQTPATLKAAAPKTAEPAATAHGLPVRQVVLYKNGVGYFEHTGSVSGNQRVTIDFTSSQLNDVLQSLTVLDEGGGRIAGVNYNSTTPLAEQLKSLSLGMSDDPSSTELFQSLRGQRVEVSGGPGGVITGRLMSIETRTEKAATGDATVDKSYLTLISTGSAVRVIELTPTLSVRPLDASLQGQLDRYLELLSTTHATGLRHLTLDALGQGQRQLRVSYISEVPVWKSTYRIVFPNTADGNAILQGWAVVDNTIGADWDNVQLSLVAGAPQSFIQPLSQPLYLRRPEVPISTTAMTTPQTHEAAEMREPQAPVPMEQMTASMNNRLMAPKTRMNPGVAGMEGTGSGVGGGISSGAAGGVIGSIFGGGGGGVYRPSDAIQQGDVSANAFDDFFQYTLAQPVTIHKNESAMVPILQEKLPAERVTLWSQTEPHPFRALWLENTSKLTFDSGSFSVFESGTFAGEGLLDPIHPGEKRLISYASDQAVRVRETNDENKREIREVHIYPNKGNPAVIQKKYGVQGRSTFTVSNSADEARIVVLELPRRGDRTLTPESKPTETAANLYRFKIAVPAHQSAKQQVGDEGTEYESWEIQPDADQVGALQSLTEEVPALLDQLKPIYMAQHEIQEMQAQIQQSNEKIISLTADEARARENLTALKGNDAARRFVDELNRAEDELQTVRKQNTDLQEKRKASVESLRQTLLTLTINWTSSGN; this is encoded by the coding sequence ATGCGCCCGCTCTTCTCCGCCGCACTCTTGTTTGCTGCAGGTGCTCCCTGCTTCATGATGTCCCAGACGCCTGCCACGCTTAAAGCTGCTGCTCCAAAAACAGCCGAGCCAGCCGCCACGGCCCATGGACTCCCCGTCCGGCAAGTGGTTCTCTACAAGAACGGCGTCGGCTACTTCGAACACACCGGCAGCGTCAGCGGCAACCAGCGCGTGACGATTGACTTCACCTCGTCACAACTGAATGATGTATTGCAATCCCTAACCGTGCTTGACGAAGGCGGTGGCCGCATTGCAGGCGTCAATTACAACTCCACTACTCCGCTTGCAGAGCAGCTTAAATCGCTGTCGCTGGGGATGAGCGATGACCCGAGTTCCACTGAATTATTTCAGTCGCTGCGCGGCCAGCGTGTCGAGGTATCCGGCGGCCCTGGTGGAGTAATTACCGGTCGGCTCATGTCTATCGAAACCAGGACGGAGAAAGCCGCCACAGGCGACGCGACTGTCGACAAGAGCTATCTGACGCTCATCTCTACGGGCAGCGCCGTCCGCGTTATCGAGCTTACTCCGACGCTCAGCGTGCGGCCGCTCGACGCGAGCCTGCAAGGGCAGCTCGACCGCTATCTTGAGCTACTCAGCACGACACACGCCACAGGTTTGCGCCATCTTACACTCGACGCGCTCGGCCAGGGCCAGCGTCAGCTTCGTGTTAGTTACATCAGCGAAGTCCCTGTCTGGAAGTCTACCTACCGCATCGTCTTTCCAAATACGGCAGACGGCAATGCCATCCTGCAAGGCTGGGCCGTAGTCGACAACACGATCGGAGCCGACTGGGATAATGTCCAACTCTCTCTCGTTGCCGGAGCGCCGCAGAGCTTCATTCAGCCGCTCTCGCAGCCGCTGTATCTGCGCCGCCCAGAAGTTCCGATTTCAACGACCGCGATGACTACTCCGCAGACGCATGAAGCAGCCGAGATGCGCGAGCCTCAAGCACCGGTTCCAATGGAACAAATGACCGCATCCATGAACAACCGTCTCATGGCCCCAAAGACGCGAATGAATCCCGGCGTGGCTGGAATGGAAGGCACCGGTTCCGGCGTAGGCGGCGGCATAAGTTCCGGCGCAGCAGGTGGCGTGATCGGCAGTATATTTGGCGGCGGTGGCGGTGGAGTCTATCGCCCCAGCGACGCCATCCAGCAAGGCGATGTCTCCGCGAATGCCTTTGATGACTTCTTCCAATACACGCTCGCTCAGCCGGTCACTATTCACAAAAATGAATCCGCGATGGTTCCCATCCTTCAGGAAAAACTACCCGCGGAGCGCGTCACCTTGTGGTCGCAGACCGAACCGCATCCCTTCCGCGCACTCTGGCTTGAGAACACCTCAAAACTCACCTTCGACAGCGGCAGCTTCTCCGTATTCGAGAGCGGAACATTCGCAGGGGAAGGCCTTCTCGACCCCATCCATCCTGGTGAAAAACGCCTTATCTCTTACGCCTCCGACCAGGCCGTTCGTGTGCGTGAAACGAATGACGAGAACAAGCGCGAGATTCGCGAAGTTCACATCTATCCCAACAAAGGCAACCCCGCGGTCATTCAAAAGAAATACGGCGTTCAGGGCAGAAGCACTTTCACCGTTTCAAACTCAGCCGATGAAGCTCGCATCGTAGTGCTGGAACTGCCCCGTCGCGGTGACCGTACTCTCACACCGGAATCCAAACCAACCGAAACCGCGGCCAATCTCTACCGCTTCAAAATTGCCGTGCCTGCGCACCAGTCCGCCAAACAGCAAGTCGGCGACGAAGGAACCGAATACGAGAGCTGGGAGATTCAGCCAGACGCAGATCAGGTCGGAGCCCTGCAAAGCCTAACGGAAGAAGTTCCCGCGCTGCTCGATCAACTCAAGCCCATCTACATGGCGCAACATGAGATCCAGGAGATGCAAGCTCAGATCCAACAATCCAATGAAAAAATCATCTCCCTTACCGCCGACGAAGCCCGCGCACGCGAGAACTTGACCGCCCTTAAAGGCAACGATGCAGCCAGGCGTTTTGTAGACGAACTGAACCGCGCCGAAGATGAATTACAAACAGTCCGCAAACAAAATACCGACTTACAGGAAAAGAGAAAAGCCTCGGTAGAATCACTTCGCCAAACGCTGCTAACTCTGACCATCAACTGGACCTCATCGGGTAACTGA
- a CDS encoding DUF1697 domain-containing protein, producing MPSYIALLRAVNVGGTGKLPMTELKSMCEQAGFTKIKTYIASGNVVFQSKLTEAKVKSTLEAALAIYAGKAVGVCVRTAAEMSAVLAANPFPERATNSTVAIFLDAPPPANALDAVTGQRSEEMQLGTREIYVHYGEGMGDSKLKIPTAKAGTARNMNTIAKLAEMALAL from the coding sequence ATGCCCTCGTACATTGCTTTATTACGCGCCGTAAATGTCGGAGGCACCGGCAAGCTGCCTATGACCGAGTTGAAATCCATGTGCGAGCAGGCCGGTTTCACAAAGATCAAGACATACATCGCCAGCGGCAACGTGGTCTTTCAAAGCAAACTCACAGAAGCGAAGGTCAAGTCGACACTTGAAGCGGCACTGGCTATCTATGCGGGCAAAGCCGTAGGCGTATGCGTGCGGACAGCAGCCGAAATGTCCGCCGTTCTCGCCGCCAATCCCTTCCCGGAACGAGCCACAAACAGCACTGTCGCAATCTTCCTCGATGCGCCGCCTCCAGCGAATGCACTTGACGCCGTCACCGGCCAAAGATCGGAAGAAATGCAGTTGGGCACGCGAGAGATTTACGTTCACTATGGAGAAGGCATGGGCGACTCTAAACTCAAGATCCCCACTGCAAAAGCCGGCACCGCACGCAACATGAACACCATTGCGAAACTAGCAGAAATGGCTCTAGCGCTTTAA
- a CDS encoding esterase family protein, producing the protein MARKVVPPVHREYHKWYSSRLGRDMELLIHGHSGVPVLVFPTSGGRFFEFEDRGMPASIGDKIDRGEIQLFCVDSIDMESWYNRNVPPRWRIARHVQYEDYLIHEVVPLIRNKNWNPHLVALGCSFGGYHAGNIAFRHPDIFTGLLSMSGAFDMSNFLRGYYDDDLYLNLPPHYLSNLSDGWYFDRYRRNTYILATGWDDQCLGSNQHLDQILSSKEIPHKLYVWDTWNSHDWPTWKMMMREYL; encoded by the coding sequence ATGGCTCGAAAGGTGGTTCCTCCCGTGCATCGCGAGTATCACAAATGGTATTCCAGCCGCCTTGGGCGTGATATGGAGCTGCTCATCCACGGACACTCCGGCGTGCCCGTGCTGGTCTTCCCTACCTCCGGCGGACGCTTTTTCGAATTTGAAGATCGCGGCATGCCTGCCTCTATCGGCGACAAGATTGACCGTGGCGAAATTCAACTCTTCTGTGTCGATTCAATCGACATGGAAAGCTGGTACAACCGCAACGTGCCGCCGCGATGGCGCATTGCGCGGCATGTCCAGTACGAAGATTACCTGATCCACGAAGTCGTCCCGCTCATTCGAAATAAAAACTGGAACCCGCACCTGGTTGCGCTGGGTTGCAGCTTCGGCGGATATCATGCCGGGAATATTGCTTTCCGTCATCCCGATATCTTCACCGGCCTGCTGTCGATGTCGGGCGCTTTCGATATGTCCAACTTTCTGCGCGGCTACTACGATGACGACCTCTATCTGAACCTGCCGCCGCACTATCTGTCCAACCTCTCCGACGGCTGGTACTTCGATCGCTATCGGCGTAACACTTACATCCTGGCCACCGGCTGGGACGACCAATGTCTCGGCTCTAACCAACATCTCGACCAGATTCTCAGCAGCAAAGAGATCCCGCACAAACTCTATGTCTGGGACACATGGAATAGCCATGACTGGCCGACATGGAAGATGATGATGCGCGAGTATCTATAG
- a CDS encoding DUF2089 domain-containing protein, producing the protein MGISSYERQSTREHPLCQLPEEDLDFVLQFVLSSGSLKEMARLYSVSYPTIRTTLDHVITNLQQRVDGAPPDPMTNLLADLVERGELKIGNAKMIRSVYRNALEAITDKEKPQ; encoded by the coding sequence ATGGGAATTTCCTCGTATGAGCGCCAAAGCACACGAGAACATCCGCTTTGCCAACTGCCCGAGGAGGATCTCGATTTTGTTCTCCAGTTCGTGCTGTCCTCGGGATCGTTGAAGGAGATGGCACGTCTATACAGCGTTAGCTATCCGACTATTCGAACCACACTTGACCATGTCATCACGAATCTTCAGCAGCGTGTTGACGGTGCACCCCCTGATCCAATGACCAATCTATTGGCCGACCTGGTAGAGCGCGGCGAACTTAAAATCGGCAATGCAAAAATGATCCGTTCGGTTTACCGCAATGCACTTGAAGCCATCACAGATAAGGAGAAGCCCCAATGA
- a CDS encoding DinB family protein: MSNSNPYASFLDHRPVATILTATPILLSAFSKKIGPEKIAIAPAPGKWSPAETICHLADTEIAFAFRLRQTLAQDNHVIQTFDQDKWAIPYASFGPDKGAEQALAAFNVLRNWNMLLITTVLPASADKSVTHPELGALTFATIVATMAGHDLNHIQQLQKIADQS, from the coding sequence ATGTCAAATTCGAATCCCTACGCAAGCTTCCTCGACCATCGTCCCGTCGCAACCATCCTCACCGCGACACCCATCCTGCTCTCTGCATTTTCAAAAAAGATCGGCCCGGAAAAAATCGCTATTGCCCCAGCTCCCGGCAAGTGGAGCCCGGCAGAAACCATCTGCCATCTCGCCGACACAGAGATCGCCTTTGCTTTCCGTCTTCGCCAAACATTAGCTCAGGATAACCATGTAATTCAGACTTTCGACCAGGACAAATGGGCCATACCGTATGCCAGCTTCGGTCCGGATAAAGGCGCAGAGCAGGCACTCGCGGCATTCAACGTTCTGCGTAACTGGAATATGCTTCTCATCACCACAGTGCTTCCCGCATCAGCCGACAAGTCTGTAACTCATCCCGAACTCGGCGCGTTAACCTTCGCAACCATCGTCGCAACAATGGCCGGCCATGATCTCAACCACATTCAGCAGTTGCAGAAGATAGCCGACCAATCCTGA